The genomic stretch TGATGGTTCAAATAATGCCGAGTTTTATTTTTTCAAGATAATATTGTTGGAGAAGCAAATATTTGTATTGCAAAATAGACAACACAAATCAAATAATATCAGTTCTACTATTTTAATATATCAGTTATCCTATATAAATATCAGATTGACAAATTAAATGCACTAAATTATGTATATATATTACTAAAATCATCTAATATACGGAGTAATGTTTAGcaaatgccaaaaaaaaaaaagagaaatttgaAAAAAGAAATGACATTGTCTATGGGAATATTCTAAATTGTATCATGTATCAGATCACAGTATATATCAAACCAGCTTATATCGATTAGGTAAACATAAAAATCGAATCTCaaaaattaaaaagagattatatTGACAAAATGTCAAACCTCGAACTCGGGTacatttttaaaattttcctaCATTCCAAGGCTGTTTTCACTCTTTAAGTGAGTCTTGTATAGTTCTATCATCTATAATTGCACTATCTTTATGTAAATTCCTTAGGATATCTTGGACCATGCACGACCAACAACTAGTTCGTGCCTAacatgatattattattattattattattattattattattaattattatagaTAACATTAGAATTAGACTAATCATTAAACGTGTGATGTCTTAACATTGCCTTAAGAGAGCAAAAAGACTAAATAGTTCCTTTTAACTTGCATGTGAAGATTGGACGATTTTACCGTACTAAAGCCTCTTTGGTCCCTCAATTAGGGTATCTATAGGCCCTCTTAAAACTATAAGTCACGATGGTTtaacactaaaacttgggagagacgagtttCGTTAAGTTATTGAGAGGCCAATCTTTAAATcacttttatttgtatttcgtaccccttttattgttgatcgtgacatattaatttcgtacttatttacataataaatttacccattttatcattaattatgttttgtacctattttattacctttagtaccactttttcttaaaattgtacaatggtctctcaataaagcttattaagagaccgtctctcaggagacctactcatGGTTTAATCATGGATTAACAAGTGTATGTAAACTTTTTCACTAATTTCCTAACATCATGACTTGATAGCATTTCTTTTCAATGAGAATGAGTTAGTACTAGTTGGTGGCATTGGAGATTAAACCATCATAGATTTATGCCTTTGTAcccaaaattataaaataagatTCCTTTATAGCATAGGACGATTATTTGACTGATTAACTGATTAAatattttgttattattattaataaatgaGATATTATTCAACAAATAAAAGAACCGTTGTTGTATGTACAGTATAAAATAATTTTACACAATAAATTTTGAGTAAGATGATAAAATTGCCGGATAATACAATACGGAGTATAACAAATCTACATTAATCTACTTTAATATATATATTCAGTATTCGACATACATTTTCTTAACAAGTTTACGTTAATATACGTACCCAAAACAAGAAAACTTTAAAATACTTCATTATTCTTTGTTAATATTTtgacattaatatattttttaataACAAATCTTTTAAAATATGTAAGTTATTAATATAAATTTTGAACTGTTGGGTTTTTTGTTTCAAATAATATAAAAAGACAAACACTAATATAATAATACAATCTCAATTCTTAACACTTAGCTATTAGCTAAGATTTCAATCTATGCTTTACTCGGGATATTAAGCACACTCACTCTTATTATCCAACATTGACTAATGCAtgacctttatatatatataagatcttAATTCCTAACTTCAACATAGGCACATAGCCACATTATGAGTCTTTATGACTTACTTAACTCTTAATATTTACACTTAATTAGTAACATATACTCCATTTTACATAAGAATAACATTAGTAAGTAGTAGTAACTTATTAACAACTACTAAAGACTCTAAATGCTATATTCAAAACCTTGACTTTAACTTATACCTTGAATTAATGTTGGGTTACTTTTCCAACATAAACTTTGTTTATTATTAGTATTTTTGCTTATTTTTATCCGTTATTATAAAACTGTTTATAAAATAACTAATGATTTTAAATACTCGATATAATTAAGGAACACGGTAAAGTAACTACATACTACGACTCTACAAGTGTACATACCACCTAGACATCACAATCTCATTCTTTTCTTTAATTTTCCTTACaactttatataatttttttaaaatcaTAAAGATACAAAATTTATATACTTACTTTTCATACTCAAACAGTTCTAAACCGTTAATCCAAATTGCCTCTTTCGTTAACAAATCATCACACCGCCTCAAAATCTACAGTCTCTCCTTTCAACATTAAAAAATATTCACCATATGTCACGgtccaaaataataaaaagagaatTCAATCAAAAACGCATCACTTTTACTAACACACGGTCCACCCACACTTTAAAACTCCCCCCCATTATATATATAAGCACCCTTCTTGTTCCCATTTTCCCCAAATTCCAACTCCCTCCATTTTCATCTTTCtaaatcaaaaatatattaaaaaaaaaaatctccaaGACTCCAATTATGTGTAACAAAACTTATCACCCGGTCGATACGAGTGTTACGGTCCGATTCTTTGAGCCGGAAACCTTACATAGTCCTTTGTTACCCAAATCCCCAACACCCACCACAAAAATATCTCCAATTTCCTTACCACAAAATAATCACCATATAAAGATCATTTCTaccccacatacaaaaataagtAAAGATGAGGTAAAAAATTGTTACAATAATTACCCATGTTTACCATCATCCATACAAGAAACAAAGCTAATAGCTGACATTGCTTTACCTATGATTCTCACAGGTCTATTAGTCTATTCAAAGTCAATGATTTCGACGATGTTTCTAGGCCGGCTAGGTGACCTGGCCTTAGCTGGCGGGTCCCTAGCCTTAGGCTTTGCTAACATTACGGGATATTCACTTCTCTCTGGTTTAGCTATGGGAATGGAACCTATCTGTGGTCAGGCCTATGGCGCTAAAAGACATGCGTTGTTAGGCCTGACCCTGCATAGGACCATCTTACTGCTACTCCTCGCCTCTCTCCCAATTTCCATGTTATGGCTCAACATGGAGAAAATTCTTCTGTTATGTCGTCAAGACCGGGCCATAGCGGCCCAAGCCCAGGCCTACTTGTTGTATTCCTTACCTGATCTGTTTGCCCAGTCTATTATTCATCCGTTGAGAATATACCTCCGAACCCAATCCATTACCTTCCCGCTCACCCTGAGCGCGGCCCTAGCGATAGGGCTACACCTTCCGATAAACTGGCTCATGATCGTCAAATTCAAACTCGGCGTCAAAGGCGTAGCAATAGCCGGCGTTATAACTAACTTTAATATGATCATATTTCTCGTCATTTATATGGTATTTTCCGACTCGTGTAAAAAAGGGTGGGCCCCGGTGACTAAGGATAGTTTTCGAGGGTTCTCGAAACTTCTTAAACTCGCTATTCCAAGTTGCATTTCCGTGTGCTTAGAATGGTGGTGGTACGAGATTATGATTTTACTATGCGGGTTATTACCTAACCCGAAACTTACCGTCGCTTCAATGGGTATTTTAATCCAAACAACATCCCTTATTTACGTATTTCCGTCTTCGTTAAGCGTAAGCGTCTCAACCCGAGTTGGAAACGAGCTTGGAGCGGGTCGGCCCAAGCGAGCGAAACGAGCAGCCACAATGGGCTTATTTTTCAGCTTTCTTTTAGGAATTTCCGCTGTTTTTTTCACGTTTTCGGTTAGAAAAAAATGGGCCAACTTGTTTACAAATGACGAAGATATTATTAAGCTGACCGCATTAGTGCTGCCCGTAATTGGATTATGTGAGTTAGGAAACTGCCCGCAAACTACGGGCTGTGGAGTATTACGTGGCACGGCTCGGCCTAAGGTTGGTGCTAATATTAACTTAGGATGTTTTTATTTGGTGGGTATGCCAGTTGCACTCTGGCTCGGGTTCGTGTCTGGGTTTGGGTTTCGAGGATTGTGGTTGGGCCTTTTAGCGGCCCAAGCTTCGTGTGTGGTGGTTATGATGATTGTTATATATAAAACCGACTGGGAAAATGAGGCCGAAAGAGCTGACCAACTTACTGACCATGACTACGACGAACAACAAGCGGAAAAAAGTTATAAACAAGATCATCCAATTCTTGtttaatttcgaaatttttttattacattttttgtatgtgttattttttttttttttttggaattctTTTGTGTATCAATTAACTAGAACTAACAAGTAATAGGAGAATTCAGtaagtaatttttattttatttttcgaaACCTCCATATGTGTACTTGTAAAAATAGGAGAGTAGAAGGAGAGGTAATTCTAAAgggagattattattattattattattattattattattttatatatatatactccatgCTGGAAAATGTAAGTTAATTCTATTACGGAGTATAATTTAAATTGATgaaaattttaatcgataaaattgAAGTTAATTCGATATATGTACGAGTATGGTGAGACAAATTTCAGTATCATTAGCTACCATTAGAATGTGTACCAAGTTATGTACGACGATTGACCGGTGATTTCTTCTAAAAAAGCTATGTCTTTGTTTATGTCGTACAAAAATACGGCAAAATGATTCAATTTATCCGTCGTTACATGCAACTATGTAAGCATGTCATTCTGCATCGCAAATTCCATCATTTGTGATGGTCGTGAGTTATAATTATAACAAGATAAATGTAGATAAGCATTTCGATAAAAAGTGACCATCGAAATGGACACTTTCTAATTAATTATAAACTGAATtttattttttatcataaaatggtcAGTTTTTTTCCTTCATTAAACTTGGTACTATTTCAAGATAACCCGTATTGTTGTACTCgaaaacattt from Silene latifolia isolate original U9 population chromosome 5, ASM4854445v1, whole genome shotgun sequence encodes the following:
- the LOC141656595 gene encoding protein DETOXIFICATION 49, with the translated sequence MCNKTYHPVDTSVTVRFFEPETLHSPLLPKSPTPTTKISPISLPQNNHHIKIISTPHTKISKDEVKNCYNNYPCLPSSIQETKLIADIALPMILTGLLVYSKSMISTMFLGRLGDLALAGGSLALGFANITGYSLLSGLAMGMEPICGQAYGAKRHALLGLTLHRTILLLLLASLPISMLWLNMEKILLLCRQDRAIAAQAQAYLLYSLPDLFAQSIIHPLRIYLRTQSITFPLTLSAALAIGLHLPINWLMIVKFKLGVKGVAIAGVITNFNMIIFLVIYMVFSDSCKKGWAPVTKDSFRGFSKLLKLAIPSCISVCLEWWWYEIMILLCGLLPNPKLTVASMGILIQTTSLIYVFPSSLSVSVSTRVGNELGAGRPKRAKRAATMGLFFSFLLGISAVFFTFSVRKKWANLFTNDEDIIKLTALVLPVIGLCELGNCPQTTGCGVLRGTARPKVGANINLGCFYLVGMPVALWLGFVSGFGFRGLWLGLLAAQASCVVVMMIVIYKTDWENEAERADQLTDHDYDEQQAEKSYKQDHPILV